The following proteins are encoded in a genomic region of Desulfurococcaceae archaeon:
- a CDS encoding ABC transporter permease encodes MVESRELLSLFEKEKAMKRERFKRAWYRFSRSKLALTGLSILLILIISAVFAEYIAPYPQHAGMYANFKERFLPPSSRYLLGTDHVGRDILSRVIFGYRLAFLMIGIVLSIVLPTGTVLGLLAGYYKGRWIEHVIMRLADMFVSIPPLILALSICAILEPNIVNAMIAITLMWWPWYTRMVYSMTAAVRDEPYVWAARALGMRDLHIMFREILPNILGPILTKATLDAAWVLLMGAAISFLGLGAQPPTPDLGTMVSEYMVYFPRYWWMIIGPIVGIAVLIMALNLLGDGLREVFVGE; translated from the coding sequence ATGGTGGAGTCTAGAGAGTTATTGTCACTATTTGAAAAGGAAAAGGCGATGAAGAGGGAACGGTTTAAAAGAGCTTGGTACAGGTTCAGTAGGAGTAAACTGGCACTTACAGGCCTTTCAATACTTCTCATATTGATCATATCGGCTGTGTTCGCGGAGTACATCGCACCATATCCCCAGCATGCCGGTATGTACGCGAATTTCAAAGAAAGGTTTCTGCCACCGAGTTCAAGGTACCTTTTAGGGACAGATCACGTGGGGAGAGACATTCTTTCAAGGGTTATTTTCGGATATAGGCTTGCGTTTCTAATGATAGGCATAGTATTAAGCATAGTCCTGCCCACCGGCACGGTACTGGGACTCCTAGCAGGCTACTACAAGGGAAGATGGATCGAACATGTGATCATGAGGCTCGCGGACATGTTCGTATCCATTCCGCCTCTAATACTTGCATTATCAATATGCGCAATACTAGAGCCCAATATCGTGAACGCGATGATCGCTATAACGCTCATGTGGTGGCCTTGGTACACTAGAATGGTGTACTCGATGACGGCGGCAGTCCGCGATGAACCCTACGTATGGGCTGCCAGGGCTCTTGGAATGAGAGACCTCCACATAATGTTCAGGGAGATCTTGCCGAATATTCTAGGCCCTATTTTAACCAAGGCCACATTAGATGCGGCATGGGTATTACTAATGGGGGCCGCTATAAGTTTCCTAGGGCTAGGCGCGCAGCCGCCAACACCCGATCTAGGGACCATGGTATCAGAGTACATGGTATACTTTCCGCGCTACTGGTGGATGATCATAGGCCCCATTGTGGGGATAGCTGTGCTAATAATGGCGCTCAATCTGCTTGGCGATGGACTCCGAGAAGTTTTTGTTGGTGAGTAA
- a CDS encoding ABC transporter permease yields MIRHIKKIVKSTVFKRAIASLLALFGLSLIIFTLARIMPGDPARMALGPRAPEEIVQRYRELLHLDKPIYVQYYYWIRDLFQGKLGISLASFREVTVDIAEFLPATLELMIFTAIIQVAGTLIFGTLSGSRPGSIIDGALRVFAYVGICIPAFAWGLILQFIFSYTLGWFPATERLSPGIRVPRVTGLMTLDALINGNLNAFVDAVWHLFLPSLALALGAMAQEARILRSAMVENIGKDYVLTFMSHGLPYRTVYFKYALKPSLVSTIPVMGLDIAALIANAFMVETIYNWPGLSKFGIMAMFRKDLNGIVGVVLVAGLVYSITNIIVDVILTLVDPRIRHGGG; encoded by the coding sequence GTGATACGGCACATAAAGAAAATAGTTAAGAGCACCGTGTTCAAAAGGGCCATTGCCTCTCTACTAGCACTATTCGGGCTCTCGCTAATAATATTCACCTTGGCTAGAATCATGCCAGGCGATCCAGCCCGAATGGCCTTGGGGCCGAGGGCCCCCGAGGAAATAGTGCAGAGGTATAGAGAACTGCTACACCTCGATAAGCCTATATATGTCCAATATTACTACTGGATAAGAGACCTATTCCAAGGAAAGCTCGGCATCTCGCTAGCATCTTTCAGAGAAGTAACAGTTGATATAGCTGAATTTCTTCCAGCGACGCTAGAGCTCATGATATTTACAGCAATTATTCAGGTAGCAGGGACGCTCATCTTCGGTACATTGAGTGGTAGCAGACCGGGCTCGATCATAGATGGCGCGCTGAGAGTATTCGCGTATGTTGGGATCTGTATTCCAGCATTTGCATGGGGGCTGATACTACAGTTTATATTTTCCTACACACTCGGGTGGTTCCCAGCTACTGAGAGGCTCTCCCCGGGGATAAGAGTTCCGAGAGTTACTGGTCTGATGACTCTTGACGCCCTAATTAATGGAAACCTAAACGCGTTTGTGGATGCGGTGTGGCACCTCTTCTTGCCTTCACTAGCACTAGCGCTCGGGGCAATGGCACAGGAAGCACGCATATTAAGATCTGCAATGGTAGAAAACATCGGCAAAGACTATGTACTCACCTTCATGTCTCACGGCCTACCTTACAGGACAGTTTACTTTAAGTACGCTCTAAAACCTTCACTAGTTTCAACAATACCCGTCATGGGCCTCGACATAGCTGCATTGATCGCTAACGCGTTCATGGTTGAAACAATATACAACTGGCCGGGACTGTCAAAGTTCGGAATAATGGCTATGTTTAGGAAAGACCTAAACGGCATAGTGGGGGTTGTACTAGTCGCAGGACTGGTGTATAGCATTACCAACATCATTGTGGACGTTATACTAACTCTCGTAGATCCTAGAATTAGGCATGGAGGCGGGTGA
- a CDS encoding ABC transporter substrate-binding protein — protein MAHDESGRAYIHNVYDTLLSMEYRGGTVVVIPWLAERWEATEGGLVWTFYLRKGVKFHYSGREMTADDVVFSILRETIMAEGMGYLLVPWVDVNKVVAIDRYTVQVTLKKPCGVFEYLASYIYVVDSEEVKKNIRCPGPYGEWCDFGKGWLMEGHRSVGTGPYMLAEYVPGSHVLIVKNKDWWGTFAPRAPEKVKIVAIIDPVPTLTLMSKRELDISTIWLPPETYEELDKIEGIDVARLRLYGMYYLMMNTRKPPLDDIQVRKALFYLFDYDTFLKLMPQHEKATSIVPSNMIGVCPFPEPVEFNIEKAREELMKSKYWGQLDKYPMDITWRAPVPGEDRVGYLLATAAEQVGLKINIEKLDWLFVVEAMTRWDTPNEIEPMWITADYPEAISMIYLRWHSSSHGTVNQNEWFTEDIQKELDAKIEDALATLNKEERLRKTCELIRYIFYLYPSIFAGDFIGFKAYQTYIEWPSARGEMVGVFGWDVEYWKMNLNLEEKARLLGMK, from the coding sequence GGACATTCTACCTAAGAAAGGGAGTGAAATTCCACTACTCTGGAAGAGAGATGACAGCAGACGATGTGGTTTTCTCAATACTAAGAGAGACCATAATGGCCGAGGGCATGGGATACTTGCTGGTTCCGTGGGTAGATGTTAACAAGGTCGTGGCCATAGACAGGTATACAGTTCAAGTCACGCTCAAAAAGCCCTGTGGAGTTTTCGAGTACCTGGCCAGCTACATATATGTAGTTGACAGCGAAGAGGTTAAGAAGAACATAAGGTGCCCCGGACCTTACGGGGAATGGTGTGACTTCGGAAAAGGGTGGTTAATGGAAGGCCACCGAAGTGTTGGTACTGGACCTTACATGCTTGCTGAATACGTTCCCGGATCACACGTATTAATAGTCAAGAACAAGGATTGGTGGGGTACATTCGCGCCGCGCGCTCCCGAAAAAGTAAAGATAGTTGCAATAATAGACCCCGTACCTACACTCACGTTGATGTCAAAACGAGAACTGGACATTTCAACTATATGGCTACCTCCAGAAACATATGAGGAATTAGATAAGATTGAAGGAATCGATGTAGCCCGTCTACGCCTCTACGGCATGTATTACTTAATGATGAACACGAGAAAACCACCCCTGGATGACATCCAGGTTAGGAAGGCGCTATTCTACTTATTCGACTACGACACGTTCCTCAAATTGATGCCTCAGCACGAAAAGGCCACATCAATAGTTCCTTCAAACATGATCGGGGTCTGCCCATTCCCTGAACCGGTAGAGTTCAATATTGAAAAAGCTAGAGAGGAGTTAATGAAATCCAAGTACTGGGGTCAGCTGGACAAGTACCCAATGGATATCACGTGGAGAGCCCCAGTACCCGGAGAGGACAGAGTAGGATACCTGCTTGCAACCGCGGCAGAGCAGGTAGGCCTGAAAATTAATATCGAAAAATTAGATTGGCTATTCGTTGTTGAGGCCATGACGCGCTGGGATACACCAAACGAGATAGAACCCATGTGGATAACTGCAGACTACCCAGAGGCGATATCAATGATATACCTAAGGTGGCACAGCAGCTCTCACGGCACAGTCAATCAGAATGAATGGTTCACCGAGGATATTCAGAAAGAGCTTGATGCGAAAATAGAAGATGCGCTGGCAACTTTGAACAAGGAAGAGAGGCTCCGAAAGACATGCGAATTGATCAGATACATATTCTACCTATACCCATCAATATTCGCTGGAGACTTCATAGGCTTTAAGGCCTATCAGACGTACATAGAATGGCCCTCTGCAAGAGGAGAAATGGTCGGAGTCTTCGGCTGGGACGTAGAGTACTGGAAGATGAATCTAAACCTCGAAGAGAAGGCCCGGCTACTAGGAATGAAATAA